TCACAAATTTCCCTCACCCCATTTtccccttttctctctcttcttcttcttcttcttcctacAACCCAAAGAACACAAATAAATCTCTAAAAAGTTGAACCCAAAAGTAGAATTCCAACGAGCAAACAACCCATTTTTCAgttctttagaaaaaaaccaGAGTTTattgagagaagaaagagaaaggggtTGCTCTAGTGAGAGATTTCTTTCAGCAATTCAGCATGTAGCTCAGGAAGAACCTTGCAagtagagagagagggagagagagggagggagggagagagaggGTGGAAGGGAGAAAACCCTTGTctctgatttttcttttttcccttttggtTGTTGTGTACAGCTTTTTGGAGggtactgtttttttttttttctctgttgTTTTTGGTTGAacttttttgggtttttagTGGTTTGTGTTCTTCGATCAACTGTTGTGGGTTTTATCCGAATTTTTTTTCGGGTCTTTTTGAGCAGGAATTTGCAGAGGACTTTCGGCAACTGGGTCAGTTCTGGTGGTAATTGTAACTTCttgttgttcttcttcttctccctcTGTTTTTAGCTTTCCCTTTTAGGTCTTTTACTGCTTTTGCTGCTATTTTCTGCTGTTGTTCATGTTTAACAAGTTCAGATTACTCTCTTCTCctgttttctctctcttggAAATTGGGGTTTGGTTAATTTTGTATGTGTTCTGCGTTGGATGTGGACTTGATGCTGCTAATTCTTGTAAATTATGGTTTTGTCTTGTTTTGCTTTGAATTACTGTAAGATGGTTTCTGCTTTTGGTAGCAAATTTGGTGTTTATGTTTCTTGCTTTTACTTGTGTTTGTTGTTATCTGAATAAAGGATGTAAGTTGCCCCTGCTTTTTCAGGGTCAGAGGGTTGTCTCCTCAGAAAGAGGTTGTTGTGACCTAGCTCAGGGTGAGAACGGTTGTCCTCTTTAGTGTCAAGACCATCCTCTGAACGACGAAGGTACGAGATGGATTAGAGAGGCTAGGGAATGGATAAATTCCTTGGCCCTGTCGTTTCGAACCATTTTTGGGGTTTTGTAGGGATTTGTGTCTGTACTTTCTAGGTTGGTGATCAACTTGATAGATTTATGCATTATGGTTTGTTTTGCTACTAATCActgataaaaaatttgttctttGTAGAAGTTTGGTGTGTAATTTGTATGCTTTTTCTTGTATTCGTTGTTATTTGATCGATGTTTGTCGAGCAATAAGATAGAAGAGTTATTCTATAACGTAAAGATGGCTGCACTGAAGCTGAAGATTccattttccttctctttcagGGAAATAAATTAATGCAAGGAAGATGGGAAAGAAAGGCAGTTGGTTTTCAGTTATAAAGAGATTTTTCACTTGTCAGTCAGGAGAGGCAAGTTGTTTCTTGACTTCTTATTTTGCGAGTATGTTTGTATGGATGTAACTATCAATGATGAATTGAGAATTAACAttgttgtatatttaatttcttttgtttgctcaactgttttttttctcagtATTGATTTTGATCATATATGCATGAAAATAGATGGacaattcaacattttttactGTGAACATTGTGGTTTGATAATTTAGCAGGTTCATGAGAATGACAGcagaaatgaaaggaaaggaGATGGGAAAGGAGAGTCCACTTCTTTCATTCCTATCTTTAGAAAGCCGAGCAGTGTCGAGAAAATCTTTAGTGATTTTGAGAGGGAGCAGCAAATAGTAGCTTTCCGGCCTCCAGCTCCTGAACGGCCATCTACACCACCCTATATACCTCCTCAACCAGCTCCCCCTCGTGCTCCTTCTCCTCCTCGAGCTGCTCCTGCCAAAGAACCATCTCCCAAGGCGTCTCCTCCTAGAGCTGCTTCTGCCAAAGAACCATCTCCCAAGGTTCCTCCTCCTAGAGCTGCTCCTGCCAAAGAACCATCTCCCAAGGTTCCTCCTCCTAGAGCTGCTCCTGCCAAAGAACCATCTCCCAAGGTTCCTCCTCCTAGAGCTGCTCCTGCCAAAGAACCATCTCCCAAGGTTCCTCCTCCTAGAGTTGCTTCTCCTCCTCAAGCTTGCTCATCATCAACAGTTGTCGATCATCACAAGGAAGTCAAGAACATTCCAACCATTGCCGATCCTCAAGAGGAAGGGGCCCACATTCCAACGGCTGTGAATCATTGCAACGAAGTCAGCTACATTCCAAAACCAACCCCGACGAACCATCATTCTTCCGCTACTAAGATCCAAGCAATCTACAGAGGTTATGTGGTAAgctttgtttttcctttgtatGTTGATCAGCTtaagctataaaaaaaaattgaaaccatTAATCACAAAATCAAGGAACTGCATCTGATCACCAACATTTGCAATTAACTGATATAATTTCTCAGGCGAGGAGAAGTTTCAAAGCGTTGAAGGGTCAGGTACGGCTTCTAGGTGTTATACGAGGGAATAATGTGAGACGCCAGACATTGAATGCTAAGAAACAGATGCAACTTTTGGTTCGGGTGCAATCAGTTATACAATCACGACGAATTGAAATGCTGGAAAACCAGAGGCAACTCCAGGATCATCCCAATGATAAAGAAGCTCACAGTACCTTTGATGCAGTACGTGTTCTAGTTCCTTACAAAATTTCTTGTATTTGGTATGAATGAATACACTAGAGCTTATTTAgttatgtttcattttttcatttttaaaattataaaatggtGAAAGTTATAATCCATAATTCATTTTTGACATTTCTCAAAggttaaaaagaaagagatttaACTTCTcagaaaacaagaaagattTTAACATGGAACGCTCAACGCCATTCTATATCTTCTGTTtgttttatcaacttttagttttcttttacttgAGGAAACATTATCGAGGGTGTCATTTTAATGGTACCGTGTTCGGAAAGAGTTTTCTGAATCGTTTTGTCTATCTCTGGTCTTGTAATATGCTTATGCTTGTGAACATCTGCTTAGTCCGAGGGAGGTAACCATGAAGATTGGGATGAAAGCTCAATAACAAAGGAGGAAAAAGATGCCCGGTTGCAGAGAAAGGTAGAAGCGGCCATTAAACGAGAACGTGCAAGGGCATATGCATACTCTCAATCCCACCAGGTAATTGCCCTTCGAGAGTCGATTGGAGAAATTGTGTTTCATATGTTGCATTTTCAATGGTGATTCTTGCTCAAAACTTGCAGAGAACCACTCCAAGATTGGGACAAGATTCTCAAATGGATACGTGCTCCATGGGAGTTCCAAGGTGGTTGAAATGGTTAGAAGGTCAGTTACCTACTGAAGGTTCTCCAAAGCATCCTCTACCGAAACCTTTAACACCCCAGCCGGAGCAGAAGTCAAGCCCACGGTCTCCTTCAAGCAACATTAGACGACACAATTTCGGCTTAGATGTTAGGGATACTCCCACACCAAAGTCCACGAAATCAACAGCATTCTCAAATGCAAAGCCTGCTCGGTCACCACTCCGATTGAGAACCCCTCAAACAGCAAGGTCAACCATCTCCAATGATTCGAGATCACGAGGCAGCCGAGCATTATCTCCTTTTGACATGAGGTTAAAGGATGACGACAGCCTTGTTAGCTGCCCTCCATATATGGCACCACACTATATGACTCCTACAATTTCAGCCAACGCAAAAGTTCGAGCACGTAGTAACCCGAGGGAGAGGTTTCCAGGTACGCCAAGGAGCGAAGCATCTAGCAGAAGACAATCATTTCCTCCAACGCAAAGTGTTGGATCGTATAGAAACAGAGGTTTAATGTCGTCCCCGAAGGATCATGCAACATTAGACGACAACCAATCTTTGCGATCGGTCGGGAACTTCAGCTTTGCTTCACTACCAACTGGAGTTAGAAGGAAACCATTTAACAGATTTGTGTGATTTAGTTAACCCTTCTTCTTGTTCCTGTGTTTCTAATGATAGAATTTGAGTGTATTTAATGTTATATGGTTTTGTGTTGCAAAAATACTGATTTGTAATAAGAAACTCAAGGTTTGGAATTGGGTTTTGGCTTGTTGGCTTTGGGTTTGGGCTTCTTTTAATGTTATACTTTGACTacttcacaatttttttcttctattattatgGATAATTGAATGTTGTTTCTAAAAAGCTTGGATCAACTCAGcctttatttaaaactaaccAATAGTAAGacactaaattaaaaaatgttgatgtaTAAGTTACTAAATTGAGGTTTCTAAATAGGAACTAAAATGAAGTATTTAGccacaaaaatattattcaaatataaggttttgattaattttgtttaaaagtaCTTGAGGCTTAAAATTCAAGCATTATGTTTATAATTTctaccaaaatattaaataaactattttcaaacaactaattttctttttaaaattaaaaatgaacgaaagaagaaaaaattactcACTTTTTTCAACGTTCTTCAAGAAAAACGTCTTGattttttggttcttttgtttctgttttttacACAAATGTCCAAGGAATTTACTGAATGTTAACAaagtaaaggaaaagaaaaataggcttttttttctttttgtttatctcgttattttactatatttaaaaatatatgtggaTCTTTCCAAATTCATcgtaaaactttgaaataatatttaagtttcCGATGGTTTGgtctatacattttttaagttggcttaaataatttcttataaacaaCTAAACAATTTCATAACTAATTTAatgtattcattttattttttttttcatatttttgagaaattttatttttattttctcgttttaatatatttttcacaattttctgTTAAACATTTTAGGGTTTCgatcaaacttaattttgaaagaatacCCCTTCCTTCCCTTCCCTCCTCGTTGCAAGCTTCTCCCTCTTCATCAATGGCGTCCGACCAGAACCACGGTGGCCATGTTCAACCTTGTTTTGATCGACAACTCTGTTCTTGGGAAATCGAACCTCCTCTTGCCATTCTGTCGGAATGAGATTGATGTTAACTACAAGGCCTCAATCGGCGTCGAATTTCAGATTCAAGTGCTGAAAATCAATGGAAAAGAGGTTAAGTCTCTCATGTGAgacttttgtttcttcatcttgtgtcttttaatcttaaatttattccTCGGTTCGTTTGTTCGATGCCATTTGAGAATTTCTCTTTCCTGATGTTTCGTCCAGATTTCGAAGTAGGGGATTCTTGGATGATGGGTTTTGGTGGAGGAATCCCCAAACGAACAAAATGCCTTTTAATAATCCCTAAACCCGAAGATTggttgggttttctttttttcaagttccatctttttcatttagGTGAAGCAGGGAATCGATGAACtgagatgattttttttatttagatatgGGTTTATGTTATGAAGTTTTTCCTCTCTTTGGTTGCAGTATAAAGGAGATATGAAAAGGATGAACAGATTTCGCTTGCGAAATGTTCACTTTATAATTGTTCCAAGCTTGAGGAAATGAAGtaactcttctcttttctggCTTTCACCAATTACTCTAAAAGTTATGACATTTCTACTCCTAAAAGTTGTTCCAAATTTGTCTCGAAGAATCTTAACTAGAGACTTAACTACTCCTTCTCAAACCCATAttgggaaaaaaattatcttgtTTGATGGGAAAGATGCCTACATAAACCGTCTTTGTGATTCCAAGCTATTCAAAGAAGCTATAGACATTCTCTGTGGCCAAAGTCGTTTAAGAGAGGCGGTTCAATTGCTTTATCGCATCGAGAAACCCTATGCTTCAATATACTTgactttattaaaattttgtcttaaacAACGAGCTCTTAAGGAGGGTAAACAAGTCCATGCACACATCAAAACCTCCGGGTCCATTGGATTATACATTTCAAATCGTTTGCTTGATATGTATGCTAAATGTGGGAGCTTGGTGGATGCCGAGAAAGTCTTTGATGAAATGGTTCATAGGGATTTGTGTTCTTGGAATATCATGATTTCTGGGTATGTCAAAGGAGGGAATTTTGAGAAAGCAAGAAATTTGTTCGACAAAATGCCTAATAGAGATAACTTTTCTTGGACAGCAATTATATCTGGTTGTGTTCAACATAACCGTCCTGAAGAGGCGTTGGAGTTGTATAGATTGATGCAAAAGCATGACTACTCGAAATCCAACAAGTGTACTATATCTAGTGCACTTGCTGCTTCAGCAGCTATTCCAAGTTTACACATGGGAAAGAAGATACATGGTCATATAATGAGAATGGGGTTGGATTCAGATGAGGTTGTTTGGTGCTCACTATTGGATATGTATGGGAAATGCGGAAGTATAGAGGAAGCTAGATACATTTTTGACAAGATGGAGGAAAGAGATGTCGTTTCATGGACAACGATGATCCATACGTACCTCAAAAATGGGAGGAGAGAAGAGGGATTTGCTTTATTTAGACACTTGATGAATTCAAATATCATGCCAAATGACTTCACATTTGCTGGTGTCTTGAATGCTTGTGCTGATCTTGCAGCAGAGGATTTAGGTAAGCAAATTCACGCCTACATGGTGCGTGTAGGATTCGACTCATTTTCATCTGCAGCAAGCGCTCTAGTTCATATGTATTCAAAGTGTGGTGACATTGAGAATGCCAAGAGTGTATTCGAAATATTGCCCCAACCTGATTTGTTTTCATGGACTTCACTACTTGTTGGTTATGCACAACACGGTCAACACGACAAGGCCCTCCATTTCTTTGAATTGCTACTTAAATCAGGCACTAAGCCTGATGGTATTGCTTTTATCGGAGTTTTGTCTGCTTGTGCTCATGCTGGGTTAGTTGATAAGGGACTTGAGTATTTCCACTCCATCAAGGAAAAGCATGGATTGACTCGTACCATTGATCACTATGCTTGTATAATCGACCTATTGGCTCGTGCTGGTCAGTTTACAGAAGCCGAGAGCATAATTAACGAAATGCCAATTAAGccagataaatatatatgggCTGCTTTACTTGGTGGTTGTAGAATACACGGAAACCTTGAACTAGCCAAAAGAGCGGCAAAatcattatttgaaatagagccTGAGAATCCAGCCACTTATGTTACTCTAGCCAATATTTATGCAAGTGCAGGTATGCGGGCTGAAGAAGCAAATATTAGAGAGACTATGGATAGTAGGGGAATAGTGAAGAAGCCTGGGATGAGTTGGATAGAGATCAGGAGAGAGGTTCACGTGTTCTCCGTCGGAGACAACTCACATCCGAAATCAAAGGAAATACTCGAGTATTTGAGCGAGCTCTCGAAGAGAATGAAAGAAGTTGGTTATGTACCTGATACAAACTTTGTGTTACATGATGTGGAATTGGAACAGAAAGAAGAGAACCTTTCTTACCATAGTGAGAAACTTGCAGTTGCATTTGGAATTATTTCAACCCCTTCAGGTACTCCAATTAAAGTTTTCAAGAATCTTAGAACTTGTGTAGATTGCCATAATGcaattaagtttatttctaatataacagggagaaaaattattgtgagAGATTCAAATAGATTTCATTGTTTTGAAGGTGGTAGTTGTTCATGTAAGGACTATTGGTGATTGTTGTAAATGATTGGTTGGGATTTGTTCAAACCTTTGTCAAGTTGTTTCAATCATATTTACTAACATGAGAATTGAAGTTAGTTTTGACCTCAAGGTCGATACTACCTGCTTTATAACATTGGGTTCTGCTTTAGTGTATTGTATTGTCATTTAGATAAGCTTACAAACAAAGATGCCAAACAATTTTACTTGTAGATTGATACTCTCTAATTTTCAGATCACCTTCATACTTAGTTCTTAGTTTTGTTCCTAATATTTTGgctcattttcattttagtcaagtttttaagttttttcataCCCATCATGTAAGTTCCTTCAAATTGGTTGACCAGAAGCTTATATAAcatgattattttatataaagtatgtattttaaagatatatatacacatattataTTGGTAGACTAAAATATGTGTTAAAGGAtgtggaaaaaagaaagagagaaagaaaacactattaaaatttagagaaattgttaaaaatagcaaatttaacaaaactttaacaatatatagcaaaatttttagattctattaataatagacattgatatatactttattaGTGGTACAAagacaaaattgatttatcaatttctaatattttaatctattttgctattttaaaaaatgctcaaaatttaaaaattactttacAAGATCTATTGTAcacaaatttctattttaatgGACGTTGAGTTAGTggataatcaaaattaaaaagtcattaaatttgaactttcttACCTAATGAgttattgtatatttaaaaatatggaaaataagTTGTCGCATGTTAGAGTTTGAATCCAAGAACAAAACTATTACAAACGTAATATTACAAGAACTACATCGTTATAAATCAgatacaatttcttttagtactgctttaaagtttaaatcattattttaacaaaaatttaaagaacacaaatcttttatctttagaGTCGATAATATAAACATAAGATCGACGACGAAAAGTGACttttacataataaaataCTACTTAGTGTCACcatagaagaaataaatttaaaaagagtgTTCTAGATTTTATGGgcaaaagagaataataacaTTATCTCAATTCCCACATCCATAGCGCTTTCTGACAATTGGGCATAGGCATAGcttttttcttccatatcCTCTACGTCTCTACCCTCTaaatcaacaatatatatattatattataaaattatatgctACCTCGAAAATAATGTAACTAAGAGAGTGTAAAatgagttattatagtctgCGGTTGTAAAAGTTTGTGAGttattagtttttagtttgaattattataatctatatttGGAGAAGtgagaaatagtaaaattgaaaaatgatgaataGTGATATATGAGAGATGGGGTGGAGAATAGTGAAAGGAGAGAGTGAGGAATAGAGTTAACTATTCTATTTCTCGTCTccaaacattttgaaatcagtaaaacaaaaatgagattgAGAAGTATCAAATGCACCCACCTCTTTATAGATCACCCTACATTCAATTTGTATCTAAAGTTctaatattatacaaatttctatactttgattgttgttgttaaTGTAAAAGATAATATTGCACTTTTGGAAGaaatatttgtattaaaagatagaaaagttgtttgtattattgtaatttaaccgCTGTTtcttacttcttcttcttctttttctcttttcgtTTAAAGAAATggatagtaataataatgcaTAAGTGATCAACTTTTCTATTAAAAGaaagttcaaagaaaaagtatattgAACTAATCCAACAAATCGTTGAAGATTATATCCTTAATCAAAAAGTTGGAAATTTCAGCGTTCAATTTCATTCgttgttgaattaaaaaaattgattgagtGGAGGGACGActtacaagaaaaaaaataaataagagaaaaatgatGTGAGAAgagtttttagaatttagagtTTAGGCTTTAATAATTGATATCATAAATTTTGCACTCTTTTTAGCGATAGGATAAGTTTTCAACAAAGTTTTTTCGTTTTAATTACGTTTTTTTGTGCGTCACTAAAAACTCAATTTCTTTGTAGTGCTAAAAATGTTCATCTTACTTTGTTGAAAGgttcaaatttatcttaatAGAAATTCTGACTTGGGGTAGAAGTGTGGAATAACTGAGTGGGTAGTCACGCAACTTCCTAAAATAGAGGCAAGTTGTTAATTGGCATCACAGGGTTGAAATACTTGTGCCCAAAGCACAACAATGTGTGCATTTCCAAGACCAAGTTGCAAACATCCAATTGCTTGAGAAAAAGTCGAAATGATGAGTGAAATGATGCTCTAATTTATTCATCTACAACGAGTTTGGATGAATGGTTCAAGAGAATGCATGCATGAAGCAAGCAAACGAAAACCTCAGTTACAAGTCAAGAGAAAACATCCTTGCCTAGGGCTAAAAATGATCTTAAATGTAGTTACAAGGTACGATTATATGGATAGATCTTTCTACGGttgaaaatatacaaaaacgACAACCACTAAACATCCTAACTAGTCTCACCTAAATACTCACACACCAAGTGCACTAAACTCTAAAAATAGCACACACAAGTTGAAGCAAAGTAGCAATCCACATAGATTGGTTTCTACTTTTAGTTACAAATCTTTTcaataatcatatatatacaactcCTCAcctcacaaaaaaaaagatgatctTAGTACAAAATTTGCACCAAGTAATGAGCAAGCTGAGTAGGTCCACAACAGCAACAAAAAAGGTTAAAGTGGTAAAGTCTTATTGGGAAAGGTAAGTAATAATGGGAGAATGACAAGTGTGGGATTCCACTATCATACcacaagaaataaaatgggcatttttgaaaaagattatCTATCCTCTCTCTTCTGCATGGGCAAGAGTAAGAATATATTCCAGAAACCCAATCATGTCCCCCATCCCATACCCTCAACTTCCTCTATAAAGCTCACTTCATTCTCTGTCAATTTTGGTACAGCaacaagataaaaaagaaagatgtgTTCCCTTTACTAAAAATCTCTTAGTCTCTAACACATTTTACTGCGAAAGAATGGTGGTGCATGAGAATGTAGAGGGTAGTGTTGTAGCCAAGGATGACTTGCCTGCATATAACTAATAATACAAAGAGAGAGATCAGAGAGTTGAGAAAACTGTTGTTGTTTGGTTTTTGTAGGCAGTCTCCTTGGCTAATATCAAACCCTCTAATCTCTCATGTTCCACTGTTTTTTCCTCCATTCCACCGTTATGTTCAGCCTTCTCATGGGGCACATCTGTACCAAATTTTCCAAAGGTATGTATTACCCATCTAATTTGAATCCTTAGTATGAAGGAGCAATATATTTGAGTTATAGATGCATTCCATCATGAACACATTTATAAGTGATGTGATTgttaatcaataataatattttgagttaaatttCTTCAAAGCCAGAAAcatttgggttgggttgggttggttaGAATGGTTTAGCTATTTATCTAGCTTTCTATTttggaataaataaaaagttaatatgtaaaaaaaaaatatttaattatttctgtatatttaattaagataaatataatctcaatttatatataaatatatttataaaaaaaacatttccaAAATGCTATAATTATCTTTatcatgattttaaaaaagaataaaataaaaatgtatagatatactttttaaaaatgataaacattTTCCGTTGATACAATCAAACCAATCCATTAAATCAACTCAAACAATATGGGTTGGATTGGAAAAATTTTCGATGGATTGcaaaatttttagatatatatatatattgatatatagtATGAAgccaaaaagtaaaatcataaaaaaattatgcacACGAAAGACAATAtcatatcaatattaaaattacatgGAGATCCATATTCCACCAATTCTTGGTAAAGATGcaatcataataattttcatccaTCAT
This is a stretch of genomic DNA from Cucumis sativus cultivar 9930 chromosome 4, Cucumber_9930_V3, whole genome shotgun sequence. It encodes these proteins:
- the LOC101221582 gene encoding protein IQ-DOMAIN 14 isoform X2 → MGKKGSWFSVIKRFFTCQSGEVHENDSRNERKGDGKGESTSFIPIFRKPSSVEKIFSDFEREQQIVAFRPPAPERPSTPPYIPPQPAPPRAPSPPRAAPAKEPSPKASPPRAASAKEPSPKVPPPRAAPAKEPSPKVPPPRAAPAKEPSPKVPPPRAAPAKEPSPKVPPPRVASPPQACSSSTVVDHHKEVKNIPTIADPQEEGAHIPTAVNHCNEVSYIPKPTPTNHHSSATKIQAIYRGYVARRSFKALKGQVRLLGVIRGNNVRRQTLNAKKQMQLLVRVQSVIQSRRIEMLENQRQLQDHPNDKEAHSTFDASEGGNHEDWDESSITKEEKDARLQRKVEAAIKRERARAYAYSQSHQRTTPRLGQDSQMDTCSMGVPRWLKWLEGQLPTEGSPKHPLPKPLTPQPEQKSSPRSPSSNIRRHNFGLDVRDTPTPKSTKSTAFSNAKPARSPLRLRTPQTARSTISNDSRSRGSRALSPFDMRLKDDDSLVSCPPYMAPHYMTPTISANAKVRARSNPRERFPGTPRSEASSRRQSFPPTQSVGSYRNRGLMSSPKDHATLDDNQSLRSVGNFSFASLPTGVRRKPFNRFV
- the LOC101221582 gene encoding protein IQ-DOMAIN 14 isoform X1, with protein sequence MGKKGSWFSVIKRFFTCQSGEQVHENDSRNERKGDGKGESTSFIPIFRKPSSVEKIFSDFEREQQIVAFRPPAPERPSTPPYIPPQPAPPRAPSPPRAAPAKEPSPKASPPRAASAKEPSPKVPPPRAAPAKEPSPKVPPPRAAPAKEPSPKVPPPRAAPAKEPSPKVPPPRVASPPQACSSSTVVDHHKEVKNIPTIADPQEEGAHIPTAVNHCNEVSYIPKPTPTNHHSSATKIQAIYRGYVARRSFKALKGQVRLLGVIRGNNVRRQTLNAKKQMQLLVRVQSVIQSRRIEMLENQRQLQDHPNDKEAHSTFDASEGGNHEDWDESSITKEEKDARLQRKVEAAIKRERARAYAYSQSHQRTTPRLGQDSQMDTCSMGVPRWLKWLEGQLPTEGSPKHPLPKPLTPQPEQKSSPRSPSSNIRRHNFGLDVRDTPTPKSTKSTAFSNAKPARSPLRLRTPQTARSTISNDSRSRGSRALSPFDMRLKDDDSLVSCPPYMAPHYMTPTISANAKVRARSNPRERFPGTPRSEASSRRQSFPPTQSVGSYRNRGLMSSPKDHATLDDNQSLRSVGNFSFASLPTGVRRKPFNRFV
- the LOC101221582 gene encoding protein IQ-DOMAIN 14 isoform X3, which encodes MGKKGSWFSVIKRFFTCQSGEQVHENDSRNERKGDGKGESTSFIPIFRKPSSVEKIFSDFEREQQIVAFRPPAPERPSTPPYIPPQPAPPRAPSPPRAAPAKEPSPKASPPRAASAKEPSPKVPPPRAAPAKEPSPKVPPPRAAPAKEPSPKVPPPRVASPPQACSSSTVVDHHKEVKNIPTIADPQEEGAHIPTAVNHCNEVSYIPKPTPTNHHSSATKIQAIYRGYVARRSFKALKGQVRLLGVIRGNNVRRQTLNAKKQMQLLVRVQSVIQSRRIEMLENQRQLQDHPNDKEAHSTFDASEGGNHEDWDESSITKEEKDARLQRKVEAAIKRERARAYAYSQSHQRTTPRLGQDSQMDTCSMGVPRWLKWLEGQLPTEGSPKHPLPKPLTPQPEQKSSPRSPSSNIRRHNFGLDVRDTPTPKSTKSTAFSNAKPARSPLRLRTPQTARSTISNDSRSRGSRALSPFDMRLKDDDSLVSCPPYMAPHYMTPTISANAKVRARSNPRERFPGTPRSEASSRRQSFPPTQSVGSYRNRGLMSSPKDHATLDDNQSLRSVGNFSFASLPTGVRRKPFNRFV
- the LOC101221345 gene encoding pentatricopeptide repeat-containing protein At4g37170, translating into MTFLLLKVVPNLSRRILTRDLTTPSQTHIGKKIILFDGKDAYINRLCDSKLFKEAIDILCGQSRLREAVQLLYRIEKPYASIYLTLLKFCLKQRALKEGKQVHAHIKTSGSIGLYISNRLLDMYAKCGSLVDAEKVFDEMVHRDLCSWNIMISGYVKGGNFEKARNLFDKMPNRDNFSWTAIISGCVQHNRPEEALELYRLMQKHDYSKSNKCTISSALAASAAIPSLHMGKKIHGHIMRMGLDSDEVVWCSLLDMYGKCGSIEEARYIFDKMEERDVVSWTTMIHTYLKNGRREEGFALFRHLMNSNIMPNDFTFAGVLNACADLAAEDLGKQIHAYMVRVGFDSFSSAASALVHMYSKCGDIENAKSVFEILPQPDLFSWTSLLVGYAQHGQHDKALHFFELLLKSGTKPDGIAFIGVLSACAHAGLVDKGLEYFHSIKEKHGLTRTIDHYACIIDLLARAGQFTEAESIINEMPIKPDKYIWAALLGGCRIHGNLELAKRAAKSLFEIEPENPATYVTLANIYASAGMRAEEANIRETMDSRGIVKKPGMSWIEIRREVHVFSVGDNSHPKSKEILEYLSELSKRMKEVGYVPDTNFVLHDVELEQKEENLSYHSEKLAVAFGIISTPSGTPIKVFKNLRTCVDCHNAIKFISNITGRKIIVRDSNRFHCFEGGSCSCKDYW